A genomic window from Gemmatimonadaceae bacterium includes:
- a CDS encoding U32 family peptidase, with the protein MTRRPIPELLAPAGSLDAVRAAVANGANAVYCGASKFNARDDGAQLSLDELEQACLIAHERGARIYLTLNILIKPQEMADALAYLGECIDRGVDAAIVQDIGLIRMIQRVYPSFEIHGSTQLTVHDESAARVMERLGIDRVVLARENTLDDIRAIRQAVPNLGLETFVHGALCIAYSGQCYMSGMISERSANRGSCAQSCRKDYVLRDAATGAELDRGYLISAKDLGAWEHLAELAEAGVGCLKIEGRKKKPEFVATVTKGYREFLGRVEQGRFAAPSFEEVQPLVQIFSRGFTGGMYGGREGRGYITRTQPDNRGLELGTVVGFEHGEVIVDVRAPIAERDGLGFEPPAGGHLESVGFAAGPVRTVQHRDGIWRQAIKARKTVPLGWTVVRNAQVSLLESARSTYEGLGVGKRRRVGLSIRCFGSAGGPLKAVFVAGEDRVEVRSDVPLAPAQKRALDVAQLREQFSRLGESPFVLGELDAGGVAAGLFLPVSELNRMRQDAVAALTERRGWELGTALAERQAAIGAALQVAAASVHEPAQAPQLVAEVWRTADADAALAAGADVIVFDPFLRHPFSSVRSVEALADRVAVAGAQFRLRLPTIVRPEDRKKLDKWLAMGTALVTGHLGHLAEFAAAGREVYADYAVNCFNVQAAQELFALGAKGITASVELTADEIGQLVAPWGGAGFEVFLHGRPEGMTLEHCVLSAAFDRTPTHCRDLCTKQHVDTRLTDPAGYEFPVATDYACRNRLLHSRSIEGSEFLPQLLAMGIRSYRLVFNVPDDAVAARVAAYRDALDGAVSGAKPSRKPRAVLGDAVTRGHFARAV; encoded by the coding sequence GTGACCCGTCGTCCGATTCCTGAACTGCTCGCGCCTGCTGGCTCGCTCGACGCCGTGCGCGCGGCCGTGGCCAACGGCGCCAACGCCGTGTACTGCGGGGCGTCCAAGTTCAATGCCCGCGACGATGGCGCCCAGCTCAGCCTCGACGAGCTTGAGCAGGCCTGCCTGATCGCGCACGAGCGCGGGGCGCGCATCTACCTCACGCTCAACATCCTGATCAAGCCGCAGGAGATGGCGGACGCGCTCGCCTACCTCGGCGAGTGCATCGACCGCGGCGTCGACGCCGCCATCGTCCAGGACATCGGCCTCATCCGGATGATCCAGCGGGTGTACCCGAGCTTCGAGATTCACGGATCCACTCAACTCACGGTCCACGACGAGAGCGCGGCGCGGGTGATGGAGCGCCTGGGGATCGATCGCGTGGTGCTCGCGCGCGAGAACACGCTGGACGACATCCGGGCCATCCGCCAAGCAGTACCGAACCTCGGGCTCGAGACTTTCGTGCACGGGGCGCTCTGCATCGCGTACAGCGGACAGTGCTATATGTCCGGGATGATCTCCGAGCGCAGCGCAAACCGGGGCTCCTGCGCGCAATCCTGCCGCAAGGACTACGTGCTTCGCGACGCCGCGACGGGCGCCGAACTGGACCGTGGCTATCTCATCTCCGCGAAGGACTTGGGCGCGTGGGAGCACCTAGCCGAGCTTGCCGAGGCGGGCGTCGGCTGCCTGAAGATCGAAGGCCGCAAGAAGAAGCCCGAGTTCGTCGCGACGGTCACGAAGGGCTACCGCGAGTTCCTCGGGCGGGTTGAGCAGGGGCGCTTCGCGGCACCGAGCTTCGAGGAAGTGCAGCCGCTGGTGCAGATCTTCTCACGCGGCTTCACCGGAGGGATGTACGGCGGGCGCGAGGGACGCGGCTACATCACGCGCACGCAGCCGGACAACCGCGGGCTCGAACTCGGCACCGTCGTCGGCTTCGAGCACGGCGAAGTCATCGTCGACGTCCGGGCGCCGATCGCCGAGCGCGATGGGCTCGGCTTCGAGCCGCCGGCCGGCGGGCATCTCGAGAGCGTCGGCTTCGCGGCGGGTCCGGTGCGCACCGTGCAGCACAGGGACGGCATCTGGCGGCAGGCGATCAAGGCGCGCAAGACAGTCCCGCTCGGCTGGACGGTGGTGCGCAACGCGCAGGTGTCGCTGCTCGAATCCGCGCGGTCCACCTACGAAGGGCTGGGTGTGGGCAAGCGCCGTCGCGTGGGGCTCAGCATCAGGTGCTTCGGGTCAGCCGGGGGACCGCTCAAAGCGGTCTTCGTCGCAGGGGAGGATCGCGTGGAGGTCCGCAGCGACGTCCCGCTGGCCCCGGCGCAGAAGCGCGCATTGGACGTCGCGCAGTTGCGGGAGCAGTTCAGCCGGCTCGGAGAGTCGCCCTTCGTGCTCGGCGAACTCGACGCCGGAGGCGTGGCGGCCGGGCTCTTCCTGCCCGTGTCGGAGTTGAATCGGATGCGCCAGGACGCCGTCGCGGCGCTCACGGAGCGGCGCGGCTGGGAACTCGGGACTGCGCTGGCCGAGCGGCAGGCGGCGATCGGCGCGGCGTTGCAGGTAGCGGCCGCGTCGGTGCACGAACCAGCCCAGGCGCCGCAGTTGGTCGCTGAAGTCTGGCGCACGGCGGACGCCGATGCGGCGCTTGCGGCAGGTGCCGATGTGATTGTCTTCGACCCCTTCCTGCGCCACCCGTTCTCGAGCGTGCGCAGCGTCGAGGCGCTGGCCGATCGCGTGGCCGTGGCGGGCGCACAGTTCCGTCTACGGCTCCCGACCATCGTGCGCCCCGAGGACCGCAAGAAGCTGGACAAGTGGCTGGCGATGGGCACTGCGTTGGTGACCGGACATCTCGGTCACCTGGCGGAGTTCGCTGCGGCGGGGCGCGAGGTCTATGCCGACTATGCGGTGAACTGCTTCAACGTGCAGGCCGCGCAGGAGCTGTTCGCGCTCGGTGCGAAGGGTATCACGGCGTCGGTCGAGCTCACCGCCGACGAGATCGGGCAGCTGGTCGCGCCTTGGGGCGGAGCGGGTTTCGAGGTGTTCCTCCACGGCCGCCCCGAGGGGATGACGCTGGAACACTGCGTGCTCAGCGCCGCCTTCGATCGTACGCCGACGCATTGCCGCGACCTCTGCACCAAGCAGCACGTCGATACCCGCCTGACCGACCCGGCCGGTTACGAGTTCCCTGTCGCAACAGACTACGCCTGCCGCAACCGGCTGTTGCATTCGCGTTCGATCGAAGGCAGTGAGTTCCTTCCACAGTTACTGGCGATGGGAATCCGGTCGTATCGGCTGGTCTTTAACGTGCCAGACGATGCGGTCGCGGCGCGCGTGGCGGCGTACCGCGATGCGCTCGATGGTGCGGTGTCGGGCGCGAAGCCCTCGCGGAAGCCGCGCGCGGTGCTCGGTGACGCCGTGACCCGCGGGCACTTCGCGCGCGCAGTCTAG
- a CDS encoding PAS domain S-box protein, with the protein MRIPLFVSASGLLVAVAIGFALAFRDLAARHDRPYVREWMWTWVALGLYALAAGLALIAVNATALAPWRIGFSVLSIGAAWWHLTRLEAGMRTLCAPGTPRPSWRVFALTVVLGAAAVLLFVPVEPRSDASMRLYLVRVSLLALAWGSCYAAVGLQLLRFRTETTGLARTLLAGSLLAYAALRLLEPLTHFLGPSPILAQFLTFGGLPLLLVGMGSGMLITLLEVERETAVQEAEARSTAERTATASEAALATALATSPDPVFIVDTDGKLLSANSRFLELVELGRGVRLAPGLPIVPHMDEWTAAFWNEAFTRVLQGDALVRRAKFTFVRGQAPRTYAVRFSPVREGGRIIGVLVLSHDATEEERLRHELDRREEWFRSLIENASDMIFQIRGDVLVEYASPSVGRILGYDHNELVGRNGLEFIHPEDVPTVADSLQRSLAHDPTVPTVVPLRVRNASGEYVPLEGVSRPYTEADGSERLIVSLRDVRERRRLEDELVSARRLEAIGRLAGGVAHDFNNLLMAIVGNVTLLRERGLEDEEVAAHLDEIGQSVKRGSELTRRLLAFARQQLIEPRLLDVPARVAELEPLLRRLLGPTIHLDVDLPSTLWSIRADPTAFEQVMVNLAVNARDAMPQGGTLRVKGTNYGVSLDSRDSHGLDQGEWLRVDVEDTGVGIAAEHLERIFEPFFTTKGSSGGTGLGLATVYGAVSQMGGQVRVSSVPGRGTTFSLFLPRIVAPHEASPPPAKPPLPRALAGETVLLMEDEAPVRDVTMKLLTKLGYTVLVAEDGETGVEIASDPTQRIDAIVSDLMMPGIHGDVAVARIRTERPGLPALFISGFSQEALRWTNGTPSGARLLPKPFSLDDLATSVRAVLGSAPAREPTA; encoded by the coding sequence GTGCGCATCCCGCTGTTCGTCTCAGCGTCGGGGCTCCTGGTCGCGGTGGCGATCGGGTTCGCGCTGGCGTTCCGCGACTTGGCCGCGCGGCACGATCGCCCGTACGTGCGCGAGTGGATGTGGACCTGGGTGGCACTAGGCCTCTACGCACTGGCCGCAGGTCTCGCACTGATCGCCGTCAACGCGACTGCACTCGCGCCTTGGCGAATCGGCTTCTCGGTGCTGTCCATCGGTGCGGCGTGGTGGCATCTCACGCGGCTCGAGGCGGGAATGCGCACGCTCTGTGCCCCCGGCACTCCGCGACCGTCGTGGAGGGTCTTCGCGCTCACGGTCGTGCTCGGCGCGGCGGCGGTACTGCTCTTCGTGCCCGTGGAACCGCGATCCGATGCCTCGATGCGGCTGTACCTCGTCCGCGTGTCGCTGCTCGCGCTCGCCTGGGGCAGTTGCTATGCGGCGGTGGGCCTGCAACTGCTGCGCTTCCGCACGGAAACCACCGGCCTGGCCCGCACGCTGCTAGCCGGCAGCCTCCTGGCCTACGCCGCACTGCGGCTCCTGGAACCGCTGACGCACTTCCTCGGCCCCAGTCCGATCCTCGCCCAATTCCTCACCTTCGGCGGCCTGCCGCTGCTGCTCGTGGGAATGGGCAGCGGGATGCTCATCACGCTGCTGGAAGTGGAGCGCGAGACCGCCGTTCAAGAAGCTGAGGCGCGAAGCACCGCCGAGCGCACGGCGACGGCCAGCGAGGCTGCGCTCGCGACGGCCTTGGCCACGAGTCCCGACCCGGTCTTCATCGTGGATACGGACGGCAAGCTCTTGAGCGCGAACTCGCGCTTCCTCGAGCTCGTCGAGCTCGGTCGAGGCGTGCGCCTGGCCCCGGGACTGCCGATCGTGCCGCATATGGACGAGTGGACAGCGGCGTTCTGGAACGAGGCATTCACGCGCGTGCTGCAAGGCGACGCGCTGGTCCGCCGTGCCAAGTTCACGTTCGTTCGGGGTCAGGCCCCCCGCACCTACGCCGTGCGATTCTCGCCGGTGCGCGAAGGTGGCCGGATCATCGGCGTGCTGGTGCTCTCGCACGATGCCACGGAGGAAGAACGCCTACGGCACGAGCTCGACCGGCGCGAGGAATGGTTCCGCTCGCTGATCGAGAACGCGAGCGATATGATCTTCCAGATTCGCGGCGACGTGCTCGTGGAGTACGCCAGCCCGTCAGTGGGCCGCATCCTCGGCTACGACCACAATGAGTTGGTCGGCCGCAACGGTTTAGAGTTCATCCATCCGGAGGACGTCCCCACCGTAGCGGACTCCCTTCAGCGCTCGCTGGCACACGACCCGACCGTGCCGACCGTGGTCCCGCTGCGCGTCCGCAACGCCAGCGGCGAGTACGTGCCGCTGGAAGGCGTCTCGCGGCCGTACACCGAAGCGGACGGGAGCGAACGGCTCATCGTCTCGCTGCGCGACGTGCGCGAGCGGCGGCGCCTCGAAGACGAACTGGTCTCGGCGCGCCGCCTCGAAGCCATCGGCCGTCTGGCCGGTGGGGTGGCCCACGACTTCAACAACCTGTTGATGGCCATCGTGGGCAACGTCACGCTCCTGCGTGAGCGCGGGCTCGAGGACGAGGAGGTGGCGGCCCATTTGGACGAGATCGGGCAGTCCGTGAAGCGCGGATCCGAGTTGACGCGCCGCCTGCTGGCGTTCGCTCGGCAGCAGCTCATCGAACCGCGGCTGCTCGACGTCCCCGCTCGCGTGGCCGAGCTCGAACCCTTGCTGCGACGGCTCCTCGGCCCGACGATTCACCTCGACGTCGACCTCCCCTCGACGCTGTGGTCCATCCGCGCCGACCCCACGGCGTTCGAGCAGGTGATGGTCAACCTCGCCGTGAACGCCCGGGACGCGATGCCCCAAGGCGGCACACTGCGCGTGAAAGGGACGAACTACGGCGTCAGCCTCGACAGCCGTGATTCGCACGGCCTCGACCAGGGCGAGTGGCTGCGCGTGGACGTCGAGGATACCGGCGTCGGCATCGCGGCCGAGCACCTCGAGCGCATCTTCGAACCGTTCTTCACGACGAAGGGCAGCAGCGGCGGAACCGGTCTCGGACTCGCCACCGTCTACGGGGCCGTCTCGCAGATGGGCGGTCAAGTCCGGGTAAGCTCAGTTCCCGGCCGCGGCACGACCTTCTCACTGTTCCTCCCGCGCATCGTGGCACCGCACGAAGCCTCCCCGCCCCCGGCGAAACCGCCCCTGCCCCGTGCGCTCGCCGGTGAGACGGTGCTGCTGATGGAAGACGAAGCTCCGGTGCGCGACGTGACGATGAAGCTGCTCACCAAGCTGGGATACACCGTGCTCGTGGCTGAAGATGGCGAGACCGGCGTGGAGATCGCGTCGGATCCGACGCAGCGCATCGATGCCATCGTCAGCGACCTGATGATGCCAGGCATCCACGGCGACGTCGCTGTGGCGCGCATCCGAACCGAGCGGCCCGGGCTGCCCGCGCTGTTCATCTCGGGCTTCAGCCAGGAGGCCCTGCGTTGGACCAACGGCACTCCCTCCGGTGCGCGCCTGTTGCCGAAGCCGTTCTCGCTCGATGACCTCGCGACCTCGGTGCGCGCGGTGCTGGGCTCGGCGCCGGCGCGGGAACCGACGGCCTAG
- a CDS encoding ATP-dependent DNA helicase RecQ yields the protein MPATSPPPTIADARAALRDRFGFPDFRAGQTQAVESVLAGRDTLVILPTGGGKSLCYQVPALVLDGLTVVISPLISLMKDQVDALVARGLAATYINSTLSAAEVSARMARVQQGEVKLLYVAPERFDLGRAAERLRDIGVTLLAVDEAHCISEWGHDFRPSYLRVKEVRKRLGNPPTVALTATATPEVREDIARQLELADPTVVITGFDRTNLAYHVIPAKNDAAKDEALVELLREHLTAHAEGVAIVYASTRKTVERIAGVLTKAKLPALAYHAGLDDAHRADVQDAFMSERVRVIVATNAFGMGIDKPNVRLVVHHAMPGTLEAYYQEAGRAGRDRLPATAILLHAFPDRFTHEFFIKGALPERETVANVYRALVKASGRDGIVTASPAEIAATATGKVSDREVESAMRILGRAGALAVADASRTMANVRLLATPERIKAELSEAQDGLALALLRSLWKRAKGGLHRGLVADLDALPPGVGGAMGAMPLLDALQAKQMLVWNRLGEGITLTDASRPLEDWPVDWAGLDRRRGAELRKLEMVQQYAYTKYCRRAFVLRYFGDPAAKPRCDNCDRCLGLVHEQRVSATPTQRTRAPRERGRDGKATAGRGGATEAPLTREEIARFDALKSLRTRLAKEEEVPAYVIFPDRALRGIAKANPASIAQLGAVSGVGPARLDRYGRAVLEVLQAT from the coding sequence GTGCCCGCAACGAGCCCGCCTCCCACCATCGCCGACGCCCGCGCCGCCCTGCGTGACCGCTTCGGCTTTCCCGACTTCCGGGCGGGGCAGACACAGGCCGTCGAATCCGTGCTCGCGGGGCGTGACACGCTGGTCATCCTGCCCACGGGCGGAGGCAAGTCCCTCTGCTACCAGGTACCGGCGCTGGTCCTCGACGGGCTGACGGTGGTCATCTCGCCGCTCATCTCGTTGATGAAGGACCAGGTCGACGCCCTCGTCGCCCGTGGACTCGCGGCCACCTACATCAACAGCACGCTCTCGGCCGCCGAGGTCAGCGCCCGGATGGCGCGCGTGCAGCAGGGTGAGGTCAAGCTGCTGTACGTGGCGCCGGAGCGCTTCGACCTCGGCCGCGCCGCCGAGCGCCTGCGCGATATCGGGGTGACGCTGCTCGCGGTGGATGAGGCGCACTGCATCAGCGAGTGGGGGCACGACTTCCGGCCCAGCTACCTGCGCGTGAAGGAGGTGCGCAAGCGGCTCGGCAATCCGCCCACCGTCGCCCTCACCGCCACGGCAACGCCCGAGGTACGCGAGGACATCGCGCGGCAGCTCGAGTTGGCCGATCCGACGGTGGTCATCACCGGCTTCGACCGCACCAACCTCGCCTATCACGTCATCCCGGCCAAGAACGATGCGGCCAAGGACGAGGCGCTCGTCGAGCTGCTCCGCGAGCATCTCACCGCACACGCAGAGGGTGTGGCGATCGTGTACGCGTCGACGCGCAAGACCGTCGAGCGCATCGCCGGCGTGCTGACGAAGGCCAAGCTGCCGGCCCTCGCCTATCACGCCGGGCTCGACGACGCGCATCGCGCCGACGTCCAGGACGCGTTTATGAGCGAGCGCGTGCGCGTCATCGTGGCGACGAATGCCTTCGGGATGGGAATCGACAAGCCCAATGTGCGACTGGTCGTGCACCACGCGATGCCCGGAACGCTCGAGGCCTACTATCAGGAAGCCGGACGCGCCGGCCGCGACCGCCTGCCCGCCACGGCGATCCTCTTGCACGCATTCCCCGACCGCTTCACGCACGAATTCTTCATCAAGGGAGCGCTCCCGGAGCGTGAGACCGTCGCCAACGTCTATCGCGCGCTGGTGAAGGCCAGCGGCCGGGATGGCATCGTCACGGCGAGTCCGGCCGAGATTGCCGCAACGGCCACGGGGAAGGTGAGCGACCGCGAGGTCGAGTCCGCGATGCGCATCCTCGGGCGCGCGGGCGCGCTGGCGGTCGCAGATGCCTCGCGCACGATGGCGAACGTGCGCCTGCTCGCGACGCCCGAACGGATCAAGGCCGAGTTGTCGGAAGCGCAGGATGGGCTCGCGCTGGCGCTGCTGCGTTCGCTCTGGAAGCGCGCGAAGGGTGGCTTGCATCGCGGCCTTGTGGCCGACCTCGACGCCCTGCCGCCCGGCGTTGGCGGCGCGATGGGCGCGATGCCGTTGCTCGACGCACTGCAAGCCAAGCAGATGCTCGTCTGGAACCGACTCGGCGAGGGCATCACGCTCACCGATGCGAGCCGGCCGCTCGAGGACTGGCCGGTGGATTGGGCAGGGCTCGATCGCCGCCGCGGCGCCGAGCTGCGCAAGCTGGAGATGGTGCAACAGTACGCGTACACGAAGTATTGCCGCCGCGCCTTCGTGCTCCGCTACTTCGGCGATCCGGCCGCGAAGCCGCGTTGCGACAACTGTGACCGCTGCCTCGGCTTGGTGCACGAGCAACGCGTCAGCGCGACGCCCACGCAGCGAACGCGTGCGCCGCGCGAGCGTGGGCGCGACGGCAAGGCGACGGCCGGGCGCGGTGGCGCGACCGAAGCGCCGCTGACCCGTGAGGAAATCGCGCGCTTCGACGCCCTGAAGTCGCTGCGTACGCGCTTGGCGAAGGAGGAGGAGGTGCCAGCCTACGTCATCTTCCCGGACCGAGCGCTACGCGGCATCGCCAAAGCCAACCCCGCATCCATCGCCCAGCTCGGGGCGGTGTCCGGCGTCGGGCCGGCGCGGCTGGACCGCTACGGCCGCGCCGTCCTCGAGGTGCTGCAGGCGACCTGA
- a CDS encoding DUF4956 domain-containing protein: MADITRSFVWRNVYARTLLYYALCGGVAWVLRGTSAAGWGVLGGETLAELVGGAPPVGERAPASIPTALAASIAMITAFASALPVAWIYTLTRRKKGFQQSVVQTYLILPVVAAGIVVLVKHSLALAFSLGGIVAAVRFRTSLDDSKDAAGIFVVIGVGMAAAVAPSVAWAISIGFNVLMLILWWSDFGRPMALEGKAAEKRLEKALAIASRTGTFIAKMDDEVLKSMSPEQLEALADRAWRRRKRNDPDLAEEDSVSERAPRYDKLLRLRAVDADAARARCEPLFPALFAEWKFLGSVRENDVRVLEYGVTLAPTVTPGVVSDDLSRLPDSPLRGVEIR; the protein is encoded by the coding sequence ATGGCCGACATCACGCGATCCTTCGTCTGGCGCAATGTGTACGCGCGCACGCTGCTGTACTACGCGCTCTGCGGCGGCGTCGCGTGGGTGCTGCGCGGCACCTCGGCGGCAGGCTGGGGCGTCCTCGGCGGCGAGACGCTGGCCGAACTCGTCGGAGGCGCCCCGCCGGTCGGCGAGCGGGCTCCGGCGAGCATCCCGACGGCGCTGGCCGCCAGCATCGCGATGATCACGGCCTTCGCCAGCGCACTGCCGGTCGCGTGGATCTACACCCTGACGCGGCGGAAGAAGGGCTTCCAACAATCGGTGGTGCAGACGTACTTGATCCTGCCGGTGGTCGCGGCGGGAATCGTCGTGTTGGTCAAGCATTCCTTGGCACTGGCCTTCTCGCTGGGTGGCATCGTCGCCGCAGTGCGTTTCCGCACCTCGCTTGACGACTCCAAGGACGCGGCCGGCATCTTCGTGGTCATCGGCGTCGGGATGGCCGCGGCCGTCGCACCATCGGTGGCCTGGGCCATCTCGATTGGGTTCAACGTCCTGATGCTCATCCTCTGGTGGTCTGATTTCGGTCGCCCGATGGCGCTGGAGGGCAAGGCGGCCGAAAAGCGGCTCGAGAAGGCGCTCGCTATCGCGAGTCGCACCGGCACCTTCATCGCCAAGATGGACGACGAGGTGCTGAAGTCGATGTCGCCGGAGCAACTCGAGGCACTGGCCGACCGCGCCTGGCGGCGCCGCAAGCGCAACGACCCCGACCTCGCCGAGGAGGACTCGGTCTCGGAACGCGCGCCGCGCTACGACAAGCTGCTGCGCCTCCGCGCGGTAGACGCCGACGCGGCCCGCGCGCGCTGCGAGCCGCTCTTCCCTGCACTGTTCGCCGAGTGGAAATTCCTCGGGAGCGTGCGCGAGAACGACGTCCGGGTCCTCGAGTACGGCGTCACGCTCGCGCCCACCGTCACGCCCGGGGTCGTCTCCGACGACCTGAGCCGTCTCCCCGATTCGCCGCTGCGCGGCGTGGAAATCCGCTGA
- a CDS encoding alkaline phosphatase family protein yields MRLSRLAPLLPLLLVSAVPACAQGRGQPTAVAAPAEVAPTPQGPRPRLVILVTVDQLRPDYLTHWREQLTGGYKMLVDQGRFFSEAVHDHAVTETAPGHASTLSGRFPYSTGIASNSAGVNTQAAPLIESDGVGASPFRFKGSTLADWLAAADPQTRVLSVARKDRGAILPIGTARRDVYWYAQRSGKFTTSTYYRDTLPTWVRAFNDEDHAGTRYAGQTWNLLLPEAAYPEPDSVPFESRGQGFLFPHQLPDDPELARNQILSFPWMDQMTLDFAWRGIREMDLGGQANRTDLLAVSLSTTDAVGHRWGPDSRELHDQVLRVDRMLGAFLDSVFALRGRDNVVIALTADHGVAPIPEVRSRWGDNSKAGRLNTGSFERVIQAVAPMVQRAGIPGDAVQLDWGVLEVDRSRTQGKERELLAIARAFAREARRIPGVMRVDVIDDLARVDTVRDTYARRWLHMFRPGGEALAVVTLEPYWLAGTGSIATHGSPHDYDAKVPVIFWGAAFAAGLDTGSARVVDIAPTLAQLLGITPSETLDGVVLSRAFKR; encoded by the coding sequence ATGCGCCTCTCCCGCCTCGCGCCGCTCCTGCCGCTCCTCCTCGTTTCCGCCGTCCCCGCCTGCGCGCAGGGGCGCGGTCAGCCGACGGCGGTGGCCGCGCCGGCGGAGGTGGCCCCGACGCCGCAGGGTCCGCGCCCTCGCCTCGTGATTTTGGTGACGGTGGACCAACTGCGTCCTGACTATCTCACCCATTGGCGTGAGCAGCTCACCGGTGGCTACAAGATGCTGGTGGACCAGGGCCGCTTCTTCAGCGAGGCCGTGCACGACCACGCGGTGACCGAGACGGCGCCGGGCCACGCATCCACGCTTTCTGGGCGTTTCCCGTACAGCACCGGCATCGCCAGCAACTCGGCGGGCGTCAACACACAGGCGGCGCCACTCATCGAGAGCGACGGCGTCGGCGCCTCGCCCTTCCGCTTCAAGGGCAGCACGCTGGCTGACTGGCTCGCCGCGGCTGATCCGCAGACGCGCGTGCTCTCGGTGGCGCGGAAGGATCGCGGCGCCATTCTCCCCATCGGGACGGCGCGGCGCGACGTGTACTGGTACGCGCAGCGCTCCGGGAAGTTCACCACCAGCACCTACTATCGCGATACGCTGCCCACCTGGGTGCGCGCCTTCAACGACGAGGATCACGCCGGCACGCGCTACGCGGGGCAGACGTGGAACCTCCTGCTGCCCGAGGCGGCGTACCCAGAGCCTGACTCCGTGCCCTTTGAGAGTCGCGGGCAAGGTTTCCTGTTCCCGCACCAGCTTCCCGACGACCCCGAGCTCGCGCGCAACCAGATCCTGTCGTTCCCGTGGATGGACCAGATGACGCTGGACTTCGCGTGGCGCGGCATCCGCGAGATGGACCTCGGTGGTCAGGCGAACCGAACCGATCTCTTGGCAGTCTCGTTGTCCACGACCGACGCCGTCGGCCACCGCTGGGGGCCGGACTCCCGCGAGTTGCACGACCAGGTGCTGCGCGTGGATCGGATGCTCGGCGCGTTCCTCGATTCAGTCTTCGCCCTGCGCGGGCGTGACAACGTCGTCATTGCACTCACGGCCGACCACGGCGTCGCGCCGATCCCCGAGGTGCGCTCGCGCTGGGGAGACAATTCCAAGGCTGGCCGCTTGAACACGGGCTCGTTCGAACGAGTCATCCAGGCCGTCGCACCAATGGTTCAGCGCGCCGGAATCCCCGGCGACGCGGTCCAGCTTGATTGGGGCGTGCTCGAGGTGGACCGGAGCCGCACGCAAGGCAAGGAGCGGGAGTTGCTGGCCATCGCCCGCGCCTTCGCGCGCGAGGCGCGTCGCATTCCGGGCGTGATGCGCGTGGACGTCATCGACGACCTCGCTCGTGTCGACACCGTGCGCGACACCTACGCGCGGCGCTGGTTGCATATGTTCCGCCCGGGCGGCGAGGCGCTTGCCGTCGTCACGCTCGAGCCGTACTGGCTGGCGGGCACCGGTTCGATTGCAACCCACGGGTCACCACACGACTACGATGCGAAGGTGCCGGTCATCTTCTGGGGCGCTGCCTTCGCCGCCGGCCTCGACACCGGCTCCGCCCGCGTCGTGGACATCGCCCCCACGCTGGCGCAGCTCCTCGGCATCACCCCGTCTGAAACGCTTGACGGTGTGGTGCTCAGTCGAGCCTTCAAGCGCTAA